The proteins below are encoded in one region of Myxocyprinus asiaticus isolate MX2 ecotype Aquarium Trade chromosome 13, UBuf_Myxa_2, whole genome shotgun sequence:
- the LOC127450331 gene encoding gastrula zinc finger protein XlCGF57.1-like isoform X8: protein MFIKEESEDMAYPEACRIKTEHTDEQTDLTNRLENQEPIEVKEESQELNEVKEEHQNPRHFITGEKSFSCSQTVKNSSQNKSQAKKSFTCPQCGKSFTRKESIKYHMRIHTGEKPFSCHQCEKSFTLKDGLQKHIKIHTGEKPFTCLQCGESFTRKGSLNVHMRIHTGESMFSCPQCGKRFTRKASLNNHIKIHTGERPFTCPQCGKGYIDKLGLKRHMLFHTGEKPFTCPQCGKSFTSKGYLNVHTKIHTGESTVTCPQCGKSFVNNTNLNKHMKTHTGERPFTCPQCGKSYIEKLGLRRHMLFHTGEKPFTCPQCGKSFTSKGTLNVHMRVHTGEKPFTCPQCDKSFTSKGTLNVHMRVHTGEKPFECHHCGNSFTDKLALKIHIIFHTGEKPMTCSRCGKSYIDKVGLRRHMLLHTGKKPFSCHQCGKSFTSKGNLKVHMRIHTGEKPFMCHQCGKSFTKSGGLKDHVRYHTGEKSYTCLQCGKGFMSRGSFYMHMRIHTGEKP, encoded by the exons ACTTGACGAATAGACTAGAAAATCAAGAACCGATAGAAGTGAaggaggaaagtcaagaactgaatgaagtgaagGAGGAACATCAGAATCCTCGTCATTTCAttactggagaaaaatcttttaGTTGCTCACAGACTGTGAAGAATTCCTCACAAAACAAAAGTCAAGCCAAAAAATCCttcacctgccctcagtgtggaaagagtttcacacggaAAGAAAGTATTAAAtaccacatgagaattcacactggagaaaaacctttctCATGTCAtcagtgtgaaaagagtttcacactGAAAGATGGTCTTCAGAAACACAtaaaaattcacactggagagaaacctttcacatgtcTTCAGTGTGGAGAGAGTTTCACACGTAAAGGATCCCTTAAtgtgcacatgagaattcacactggagagagcaTGTTctcatgccctcagtgtggaaagaggtTCACACGTAAAGCAAGTCTTAACAATCACAttaaaattcacactggagagaggcctttcacttgccctcagtgtggaaaag gtTACATAGACAAATTAGGCCTTAAAAGACACATGTtatttcacactggagagaaacctttcacatgccctcagtgtgggaagagtttcacttCTAAAGGATACCTTAATGTGCACAcaaaaattcacactggagagagcactgtcacatgccctcagtgtgggaagagtttcgtaaataatacaaatcttaacaagCACATGAaaactcacactggagagaggcctttcacttgccctcagtgtggaaaaagttacaTAGAAAAATTAGGCCTTAGAAGACACATGCtatttcacactggagagaaacctttcacatgccctcagtgtggtaAGAGTTTCACATCTAAAGGAACCCTTAATGTgcacatgagagttcacactggagagaagcctttcacatgccctcagtgtgatAAGAGTTTCACGTCTAAAGGAACCCTTAATGTgcacatgagagttcacactggagagaaacctttcgaATGCCATCATTGTGGAAACAGTTTCACAGACAAATTAGCccttaaaatacatataatatttcatactggagagaagcctatGACATGTTCTCGGTGTGGGAAAAGTTACATAGATAAAGTAGGCCTTAGAAGACACATGCTCTTACACACTGGAAAGAAACCTTtctcatgccatcagtgtggcaAAAGTTTCACATCTAAAGGAAACCTTAAagtgcacatgagaattcacactggagagaaacctttcatgtgccatcagtgtggaaaaagtttcacaaAGAGTGGAGGCCTTAAGGATCATGTAAGATAtcatactggagaaaaaagttacacttgccttcagtgtggaaaaggtttcatGAGTAGAGGAAGCTTTTATATGCACATGAGAATACACACTGGGGAGAAGCCTTAA
- the LOC127450331 gene encoding gastrula zinc finger protein XlCGF57.1-like isoform X4, with product MFIKEESEDMAYPEACRIKTEHTDEQTDLTNRLENQEPIEVKEESQELNEVKEEHQNPRHFITGEKSFSCSQTVKNSSQNKSQAKKSFTCPQCGKSFTRKESIKYHMRIHTGEKPFSCHQCEKSFTLKDGLQKHIKIHTGEKPFTCLQCGESFTRKGSLNVHMRIHTGESMFSCPQCGKRFTRKASLNNHIKIHTGERPFTCPQCGKGYIDKFGLRRHMLFHTGEKPFTCLQCGNSFTSKGYLNVHMRIHTGESTVTCPQCGKSFVNKVSLKKHLKTHNGERPFTCPQCGKGYIDKLGLKRHMLFHTGEKPFTCPQCGKSFTSKGYLNVHTKIHTGESTVTCPQCGKSFVNNTNLNKHMKTHTGERPFTCPQCGKSYIEKLGLRRHMLFHTGEKPFTCPQCGKSFTSKGTLNVHMRVHTGEKPFTCPQCDKSFTSKGTLNVHMRVHTGEKPFECHHCGNSFTDKLALKIHIIFHTGEKPMTCSRCGKSYIDKVGLRRHMLLHTGKKPFSCHQCGKSFTSKGNLKVHMRIHTGEKPFMCHQCGKSFTKSGGLKDHVRYHTGEKSYTCLQCGKGFMSRGSFYMHMRIHTGEKP from the coding sequence ACTTGACGAATAGACTAGAAAATCAAGAACCGATAGAAGTGAaggaggaaagtcaagaactgaatgaagtgaagGAGGAACATCAGAATCCTCGTCATTTCAttactggagaaaaatcttttaGTTGCTCACAGACTGTGAAGAATTCCTCACAAAACAAAAGTCAAGCCAAAAAATCCttcacctgccctcagtgtggaaagagtttcacacggaAAGAAAGTATTAAAtaccacatgagaattcacactggagaaaaacctttctCATGTCAtcagtgtgaaaagagtttcacactGAAAGATGGTCTTCAGAAACACAtaaaaattcacactggagagaaacctttcacatgtcTTCAGTGTGGAGAGAGTTTCACACGTAAAGGATCCCTTAAtgtgcacatgagaattcacactggagagagcaTGTTctcatgccctcagtgtggaaagaggtTCACACGTAAAGCAAGTCTTAACAATCACAttaaaattcacactggagagaggcctttcacttgccctcagtgtggaaaaggtTACATAGACAAATTTGGCCTTAGAAGACACATGTtatttcacactggagagaaacctttcacgtGTCTTCAGTGTGGTAATAGTTTCACTTCTAAAGGATACCTTAAtgtgcacatgagaattcacactggagagagcactgtcacatgccctcagtgtggaaagagttttgtaaATAAAGTAAGTCTTAAAAAGCACTTGAAAACTCACAATGGAGAGAGGCCTTTCacttgccctcagtgtggaaaaggtTACATAGACAAATTAGGCCTTAAAAGACACATGTtatttcacactggagagaaacctttcacatgccctcagtgtgggaagagtttcacttCTAAAGGATACCTTAATGTGCACAcaaaaattcacactggagagagcactgtcacatgccctcagtgtgggaagagtttcgtaaataatacaaatcttaacaagCACATGAaaactcacactggagagaggcctttcacttgccctcagtgtggaaaaagttacaTAGAAAAATTAGGCCTTAGAAGACACATGCtatttcacactggagagaaacctttcacatgccctcagtgtggtaAGAGTTTCACATCTAAAGGAACCCTTAATGTgcacatgagagttcacactggagagaagcctttcacatgccctcagtgtgatAAGAGTTTCACGTCTAAAGGAACCCTTAATGTgcacatgagagttcacactggagagaaacctttcgaATGCCATCATTGTGGAAACAGTTTCACAGACAAATTAGCccttaaaatacatataatatttcatactggagagaagcctatGACATGTTCTCGGTGTGGGAAAAGTTACATAGATAAAGTAGGCCTTAGAAGACACATGCTCTTACACACTGGAAAGAAACCTTtctcatgccatcagtgtggcaAAAGTTTCACATCTAAAGGAAACCTTAAagtgcacatgagaattcacactggagagaaacctttcatgtgccatcagtgtggaaaaagtttcacaaAGAGTGGAGGCCTTAAGGATCATGTAAGATAtcatactggagaaaaaagttacacttgccttcagtgtggaaaaggtttcatGAGTAGAGGAAGCTTTTATATGCACATGAGAATACACACTGGGGAGAAGCCTTAA
- the LOC127450331 gene encoding gastrula zinc finger protein XlCGF57.1-like isoform X5, which yields MAYPEACRIKTEHTDEQTDLTNRLENQEPIEVKEESQELNEVKEEHQNPRHFITGEKSFSCSQTVKNSSQNKSQAKKSFTCPQCGKSFTRKESIKYHMRIHTGEKPFSCHQCEKSFTLKDGLQKHIKIHTGEKPFTCLQCGESFTRKGSLNVHMRIHTGESMFSCPQCGKRFTRKASLNNHIKIHTGERPFTCPQCGKGYIDKFGLRRHMLFHTGEKPFTCLQCGNSFTSKGYLNVHMRIHTGESTVTCPQCGKSFVNKVSLKKHLKTHNGERPFTCPQCGKGYIDKLGLKRHMLFHTGEKPFTCPQCGKSFTSKGYLNVHTKIHTGESTVTCPQCGKSFVNNTNLNKHMKTHTGERPFTCPQCGKSYIEKLGLRRHMLFHTGEKPFTCPQCGKSFTSKGTLNVHMRVHTGEKPFTCPQCDKSFTSKGTLNVHMRVHTGEKPFECHHCGNSFTDKLALKIHIIFHTGEKPMTCSRCGKSYIDKVGLRRHMLLHTGKKPFSCHQCGKSFTSKGNLKVHMRIHTGEKPFMCHQCGKSFTKSGGLKDHVRYHTGEKSYTCLQCGKGFMSRGSFYMHMRIHTGEKP from the coding sequence ACTTGACGAATAGACTAGAAAATCAAGAACCGATAGAAGTGAaggaggaaagtcaagaactgaatgaagtgaagGAGGAACATCAGAATCCTCGTCATTTCAttactggagaaaaatcttttaGTTGCTCACAGACTGTGAAGAATTCCTCACAAAACAAAAGTCAAGCCAAAAAATCCttcacctgccctcagtgtggaaagagtttcacacggaAAGAAAGTATTAAAtaccacatgagaattcacactggagaaaaacctttctCATGTCAtcagtgtgaaaagagtttcacactGAAAGATGGTCTTCAGAAACACAtaaaaattcacactggagagaaacctttcacatgtcTTCAGTGTGGAGAGAGTTTCACACGTAAAGGATCCCTTAAtgtgcacatgagaattcacactggagagagcaTGTTctcatgccctcagtgtggaaagaggtTCACACGTAAAGCAAGTCTTAACAATCACAttaaaattcacactggagagaggcctttcacttgccctcagtgtggaaaaggtTACATAGACAAATTTGGCCTTAGAAGACACATGTtatttcacactggagagaaacctttcacgtGTCTTCAGTGTGGTAATAGTTTCACTTCTAAAGGATACCTTAAtgtgcacatgagaattcacactggagagagcactgtcacatgccctcagtgtggaaagagttttgtaaATAAAGTAAGTCTTAAAAAGCACTTGAAAACTCACAATGGAGAGAGGCCTTTCacttgccctcagtgtggaaaaggtTACATAGACAAATTAGGCCTTAAAAGACACATGTtatttcacactggagagaaacctttcacatgccctcagtgtgggaagagtttcacttCTAAAGGATACCTTAATGTGCACAcaaaaattcacactggagagagcactgtcacatgccctcagtgtgggaagagtttcgtaaataatacaaatcttaacaagCACATGAaaactcacactggagagaggcctttcacttgccctcagtgtggaaaaagttacaTAGAAAAATTAGGCCTTAGAAGACACATGCtatttcacactggagagaaacctttcacatgccctcagtgtggtaAGAGTTTCACATCTAAAGGAACCCTTAATGTgcacatgagagttcacactggagagaagcctttcacatgccctcagtgtgatAAGAGTTTCACGTCTAAAGGAACCCTTAATGTgcacatgagagttcacactggagagaaacctttcgaATGCCATCATTGTGGAAACAGTTTCACAGACAAATTAGCccttaaaatacatataatatttcatactggagagaagcctatGACATGTTCTCGGTGTGGGAAAAGTTACATAGATAAAGTAGGCCTTAGAAGACACATGCTCTTACACACTGGAAAGAAACCTTtctcatgccatcagtgtggcaAAAGTTTCACATCTAAAGGAAACCTTAAagtgcacatgagaattcacactggagagaaacctttcatgtgccatcagtgtggaaaaagtttcacaaAGAGTGGAGGCCTTAAGGATCATGTAAGATAtcatactggagaaaaaagttacacttgccttcagtgtggaaaaggtttcatGAGTAGAGGAAGCTTTTATATGCACATGAGAATACACACTGGGGAGAAGCCTTAA